The following coding sequences lie in one Capsicum annuum cultivar UCD-10X-F1 chromosome 5, UCD10Xv1.1, whole genome shotgun sequence genomic window:
- the LOC124898409 gene encoding zinc finger MYM-type protein 1-like, whose amino-acid sequence MENFFKRVYSQSSSSNVNVNRSCLITDLDLGSLKADPGERKSISDYDPRIRDEVRKYYIEKGPCQPILKPYPSSEIGGRMRQFASSWFKGSHSTWLEYSVEKDAAYCLCCYLFKNEFVHETTGDFYASKGFRGWNKALERFRLHVGKANSVHQKCYNKMLDLSNRRQSIQVVLDKPSEKSKRFLLWHGDNHPDVGKVILEKAPQNDTLTRPMIQKDANACAKETLKVIIADLNGDYFSILVDESKDISHKEQMALVLRYVDKKGEVVERFIGLVHVSDTSACSLKKEMYSLLSDHSLSPSKIHGQGYDGASNMKGEINGLKTLIMKDSPSAYYIHCFTHQLQLTLVAIAKKHVEVEDFFYHVTNVLNVVGGSFKRRYLLRHHQVKNLKQLLESGEAHIGQGLNQERGLQRLGDTRWGSHFKTLDNFLVIFSSIVHVLGVIEIEGSTSSDRNQAEYLLTKVRTFKFVFMLHLILKLWAMSNELSKILQKKNQDIVNAVEFRNISKKRLQDMRENGWESLLNDVSSFCDSHDILIPKLDEPYFTEKSKRKCLDVCYSHHLRVEIFCAVIDVQLQELNGRFDVVSSDLLLGMGSLNPVNSFSNFDKGRIMTLAKCYPNEFDDGKLRDLSYQLDTFIIHMRGGNSKFSNLQGIRDLAKALVEANLVETYSLIYLLVKLILILPVATATIERAFSSMKHIKNEVRNSIGDQYLNDC is encoded by the exons ATGGAGAATTTTTTCAAGAGGGTTTATTCTCAATCTAGTTCTAGTAATGTCAATGTCAATCGTTCTTGTCTTATAACTGACCTCGATTTGGGTTCCCTTAAAGCCGATCCGGGAGAAAGAAAATCTATTTCTGATTATGATCCTCGAATACGAGATGAAGTGaggaaatattatattgaaaaagggCCTTGTCAACCTATCTTGAAACCATATCCTTCAAGTGAAATAGGAGGTAGAATGCGTCAATTTGCTTCAAGTTGGTTTAAAGGTTCACATTCGACTTGGTTGGAGTATAGTGTGGAGAAAGATGCCgcatattgtctttgttgttatttattcaaaaatgaATTTGTTCATGAAACTACGGGTGATTTTTATGCATCGAAGGGTTTTAGGGGTTGGAATAAGGCTCTTGAAAGATTTCGTTTGCATGTCGGTAAAGCTAATAGTGTTCACCAGAAATGTTACAATAAGATGCTAGATTTATCAAATCGTCGTCAATCAATTCAAGTTGTTCTTGACAAACCTTCTGAAAAGTCAAAAA gatttttgcTGTGGCATGGAGACAACCATCCGGATGTGGGAAAAGTGATATTAGAAAAAGCTCCACAAAATGATACTTTGACTCGTCCTATGATCCAAAAGGATGCCAATGCTTGTGCTAAAGAAACATTGAAAGTTATAATTGCGGACTTAAATGGagattattttagtatattagttGATGAATCCAAAGACATCTCACACAAAGAACAAATGGCTCTTGTTTTGAGATATGTTGATAAAAAGGGTGAAGTAGTGGAACGATTTATCGGTCTTGTCCATGTTAGTGATACATCGGCTTGCTCATTGAAGAAAGAAATGTATTCTTTGCTTTCCGATCATTCACTAAGTCCATCCAAAATACATGGGCAAGGTTATGATGGAGCTAGTAATATGAAGGGAGAGATAAATGGTCTCAaaactttaattatgaaagatagtcCTTCGGCGTACTATATTCATTGTTTTACACATCAATTGCAACTAACACTTGTAGCTATTGCTAAAAAACATGTGgaagttgaagattttttttatcatgttactaatgtgttgaatgttgtTGGAGGATCTTTTAAACGTCGATATTTACTTCGTCATCACCAAGTCAAAAATTTGAAGCAATTACTTGAGTCCGGTGAAGCTCATATCGGACAAGGATTAAATCAAGAGCGTGGGCTTCAAAGACTGGGTGATACTCGTTGGGGATCACATTTCAAAACATTGGATaactttcttgttattttttcatCCATTGTTCATGTGCTTGGAgtgattgaaattgaaggttcTACTTCAAGTGATAGAAATCAAGCAGAATATCTTTTGACAAAGGTTAGaacattcaaatttgtttttATGCTTCACTTGATATTGAAATTGTGGGCCATGTCAAATGAGTTGAGcaagattttacaaaaaaaaaatcaagatattgtTAATGCCGTGGAGTTTCGTAACATCTCAAAGAAAAGATTGCAAGATATGAGAGAGAATGGGTGGGAGTCTTTGTTGAATGATGTTTCTTCATTTTGTGATTCACATGATATCTTGATTCCCAAATTAGATGAGCCTTATTTTACAGAAAAGTCAAAGCGTAAGTGTTTAGATGTTTGTTATTCGCACCACTTGCGTGTTGAAATCTTTTGTGCGGTCATTGATGTGCAACTTCAAGAGCTTAATGGGCGTTTTGATGTAGTAAGTAGTGATTTGCTTCTTGGGATGGGTAGCTTGAATCCTGtcaattctttttctaactttgaCAAAGGTAGAATCATGACTTTAGCAAAGTGTTAtccaaatgagtttgatgatggaAAGCTTCGGGATTTGAGTTACCAACTTGATACCTTCATAATTCATATGCGAGGTGGTAATTCTAAGTTCTCCAACTTACAAGGAATTCGTGATTTGGCAAAGGCATTAGTTGAGGCAAATCTTGTAGAGACTTATTCACTTATTTATTTACTTGTgaagttgattttgattttacctGTCGCTACGGCAACTATTGAAAGAGCATTCTCTTCCATGAAGCACATAAAAAATGAAGTGCGAAATAGTATTGGTGATCAATATTTAAATGATTGTTAG
- the LOC107872294 gene encoding CASP-like protein PIMP1 has product MAPLPPPPTTIVPPFVGLIVRILTLICLLISLIVTATNTHTTSVNFVDIKIKSMDFYAYRYLISSVVIGMAYTLLQTAFSIFIVITGNRLGGEGLCLFDFYGDKFISYFLATGAAASFGMTQDLKQLQGSDSLSKFLNTSNAAASLCLIGFFFAAASSVFSSYNLPKKA; this is encoded by the exons AtggcaccactaccaccaccaccaaccaccatTGTTCCGCCGTTTGTCGGCCTCATCGTGAGGATTCTTACGTTGATTTGCTTGTTGATTTCACTCATCGTGACTGCCACCAATACTCATACCACTAGTGTCAATTTTGTTGATATCAAAATTAAGTCGATGGACTTTTATGCTTACAG ATATTTGATTTCTAGTGTGGTAATTGGAATGGCATATACTCTTCTACAAACtgcattttcaattttcattgtGATCACTGGAAATAGACTTGGTGGTGAGGGGCTTTGTCTATTTGACTTCTATGGTGACAAG TTTATTTCCTACTTTCTTGCAACTGGAGCAGCAGCAAGTTTTGGTATGACACAAGATTTAAAGCAACTTCAAGGCAGTGATAGTCTTAGTAAATTTCTCAACACTTCAAATGCTGCAGCAAGTCTTTGCCTAATTGGATTCTTTTTTGCTGCTGCTTCATCAGTTTTCTCATCTTATAATCTTCCCAAGAAAgcttga
- the LOC124898690 gene encoding uncharacterized protein LOC124898690 isoform X1 has protein sequence MEEPISEQSPNSSSYDSGICGTNHKKWETVVELCKGEVKSETNKLKLPLILYVVGADPTIMAIDRDIATNWNYIAKPKVYYHNDGYFLVKFRSAEDRDEVMYAGPHMMNNKPIILKAWEPEFDLSKEVLQTIPIWVKFPNLSLNCLGMQSLSKIGSELGVPLYVNACTTAVDRISYAHVLVEMDITKDLPKKIKVEDPTGRIFGQPIEYEWVPLHCPICLNIGHKCQAKEDNVAKPKGIHGIQKVVWHTKQGQETKDA, from the coding sequence ATGGAAGAACCTATTTCAGAGCAATCGCCTAACAGCTCAAGTTATGACTCTGGAATTTGTGGCACCAACCATAAAAAATGGGAGACAGTTGTGGAGCTATGCAAAGGTGAGGTGAAATCTGAAACAAATAAATTGAAGCTACCTCTAATTCTGTATGTGGTAGGCGCAGACCCAACAATTATGGCAATTGACAGAGACATAGCAACGAATTGGAACTACATAGCAAAACCAAAGGTATACTACCATAATGATGGgtattttttggtgaaatttaGGAGTGCGGAGGACCGAGACGAGGTTATGTATGCAGGGCCGCATATGATGAATAATAAGCCCATCATTCTTAAGGCATGGGAACCTGAGTTCGATCTCAGTAAAGAGGTTTTGCAAACCATTCCAATTTGGGTTAAATTCCCAAATCTCTCTCTCAATTGCTTAGGGATGCAGTCTCTCAGCAAAATTGGAAGCGAACTAGGGGTTCCTTTGTATGTTAATGCTTGCACTACCGCGGTTGATCGTATCTCATATGCACATGTACTGGTAGAGATGGATATAACGAAGGACTTGCCCAAGAAAATAAAGGTGGAGGACCCTACTGGTAGAATATTTGGTCAACCAATTGAGTATGAGTGGGTGCCATTACACTGCCCAATATGTTTGAATATAGGGCACAAATGTCAGGCAAAGGAGGATAACGTAGCCAAGCCTAAGGGGATACACGGGATACAAAAGGTAGTATGGCACACCAAACAAGGACAAGAGACCAAGGATGCTTAA
- the LOC107872295 gene encoding CASP-like protein PIMP1 isoform X2 codes for MAQPPPPPSPASIPPFVGLIVRILTFICLLISLILIATNTHTTFDDYGDKTKIKFNDFYAYRYLIATVIIGMAYTLLQTAFSIFFVTTGNRLGGEGLCLFDFYGDKFISYLLVTGAAASFGMTQDLKNLQTAASSIFSSYNLPKRA; via the exons ATggcacaaccaccaccaccaccatcaccagcCAGTATTCCACCGTTTGTCGGTCTCATTGTGAGGATTCTTACGTTCATTTGCTTGTTGATTTCACTCATTTTGATTGCCACCAACACTCATACGACGTTTGATGATTATGGtgacaaaaccaaaatcaagttcAATGACTTTTACGCTTATAG ATATTTAATTGCTACTGTGATTATTGGAATGGCATACACTCTTCTACAAACTGCATTCTCAATTTTCTTTGTGACCACTGGAAATCGACTTGGTGGTGAAGGGCTTTGTCTTTTTGACTTCTATGGTGACAAG TTTATTTCCTACTTACTTGTTACTGGAGCAGCTGCAAGTTTTGGGATGACACAAGATTTAAAGAACCTACAAACTG CTGCTTCATCAATTTTCTCATCTTATAATCTTCCAAAGAGAGCTTGA
- the LOC107872295 gene encoding CASP-like protein PIMP1 isoform X1, producing the protein MAQPPPPPSPASIPPFVGLIVRILTFICLLISLILIATNTHTTFDDYGDKTKIKFNDFYAYRYLIATVIIGMAYTLLQTAFSIFFVTTGNRLGGEGLCLFDFYGDKFISYLLVTGAAASFGMTQDLKNLQTGDELNKFLNTANAAASLCLIGFLFAAASSIFSSYNLPKRA; encoded by the exons ATggcacaaccaccaccaccaccatcaccagcCAGTATTCCACCGTTTGTCGGTCTCATTGTGAGGATTCTTACGTTCATTTGCTTGTTGATTTCACTCATTTTGATTGCCACCAACACTCATACGACGTTTGATGATTATGGtgacaaaaccaaaatcaagttcAATGACTTTTACGCTTATAG ATATTTAATTGCTACTGTGATTATTGGAATGGCATACACTCTTCTACAAACTGCATTCTCAATTTTCTTTGTGACCACTGGAAATCGACTTGGTGGTGAAGGGCTTTGTCTTTTTGACTTCTATGGTGACAAG TTTATTTCCTACTTACTTGTTACTGGAGCAGCTGCAAGTTTTGGGATGACACAAGATTTAAAGAACCTACAAACTGGTGATGAACTAAATAAATTTCTCAACACTGCAAATGCTGCAGCCAGTCTTTGCCTAATTGGATTCTTATTTGCAGCTGCTTCATCAATTTTCTCATCTTATAATCTTCCAAAGAGAGCTTGA